In Leisingera methylohalidivorans DSM 14336, a single genomic region encodes these proteins:
- a CDS encoding IS5 family transposase (programmed frameshift) translates to MSDLFWLTDAQMARLEPYFPKSHGKPRVDDRRVLSGIIFINRNGLRWRDAPKDYGPHKTLYNRWKRWSDKGIFAQMMAGLAADHGEEKTVMIDATYLKAHRTASSLGVKKGGRGRLIGRTKGGMNTKLHAICDSQGRPLNLFVSAGQVSDYTGAKALLSGLPDVQWLLGDRGYDADWFREALKDKGIRACIPGRKQRKKAIRYDKRRYKRRNRIEIMFGRLKDWRRVATRYDRCPKVFLSAIALAALVIYWL, encoded by the exons ATGTCTGATCTTTTCTGGCTGACTGACGCGCAGATGGCCCGTCTTGAGCCTTATTTTCCGAAGTCCCACGGCAAGCCGCGTGTTGATGACCGGCGTGTTCTGAGCGGAATTATCTTCATCAATCGCAATGGCTTGCGCTGGCGTGATGCTCCCAAAGATTACGGCCCGCACAAGACCTTGTACAACCGTTGGAAGCGGTGGAGCGACAAGGGCATCTTTGCCCAGATGATGGCCGGTCTGGCTGCTGATCACGGTGAGGAAAAGACCGTGATGATCGACGCAACTTACCTGAAAGCACACCGTACAGCCTCCAGTCTTGGGGTTA AAAAAGGGGGGCGTGGGCGTCTGATCGGGCGCACTAAGGGCGGCATGAACACCAAGCTGCACGCAATCTGTGACAGCCAGGGCCGTCCGCTGAACCTGTTCGTGAGTGCCGGGCAGGTCAGTGATTACACCGGTGCAAAGGCGCTGCTGAGTGGCCTGCCTGACGTCCAGTGGCTTCTCGGAGATCGCGGATATGATGCCGATTGGTTTAGAGAAGCGTTGAAAGACAAAGGGATACGCGCCTGCATCCCCGGCCGAAAGCAGCGCAAGAAAGCCATCAGATACGACAAACGCCGATATAAGCGGCGCAACCGCATTGAGATTATGTTCGGCAGGCTGAAGGACTGGCGGCGGGTTGCGACACGATACGACAGATGCCCAAAAGTCTTCCTGTCAGCAATCGCGCTTGCAGCCCTCGTTATCTACTGGCTTTGA
- a CDS encoding protein kinase domain-containing protein, whose translation MPYDSSQGTLKLLKRNYAEKTRRTIFFVGAGASAESGLPTWYDLREAVHHDIDQTVDGGASEELLDKFRELEVRRATNDYWGYFEYAEEHWSTSYNDALNKRLSLDFSKVPLPVVYEKLWSMRNNKQIVTLNVDGLIERAFQTNERTRQAKLLSYDGYAITDSQAFIAKDAYCCLNLHGTVYQKSRWVMNGAERRKLTEGATGTKYRAFLTWLFQSHNVVFVGVNPEDVAVSPAIQEAQKTGILGEHFWICPAPNSETRKWAEKNGVRIIAYTPEILKDGSRVHSTTICSILDDLEQYTAPEPEVKLPITRTEIDVEEFPECSTLIDMINKNRSETIDLMAGAATGLGCKYEFTSRQLHEFIRRNSLAIQMATALDSKVDGYNSLGQYKLHEKLQGSGSSSVWLVEDTTNGGDYLIAKVLNGNTHEDETERQSFRRGIQSMYLLNGSNSSIAPKYIDHLELPLAVIMEHVNGSPLSEVMAMGDFCEPDDTLKMFLTISRAVRNCHISDGQVLHRDLKPGNIIFEDWFPGYEKSQLLEASVRLINFDLSWHRFSSGNTKAISAEETGYYAPEQKGLKNTAPPRSASTDAYMLGMILYYLVCSEHPPEGGARLIDWVDQVRRVVNRRFKNRTVSNRVTRLIDLMTRQEMNERLDIEAAQAEVESLLNFMKRDFHKVDHDVFVENLIATSGRDYSWDVDKIEGKIRTSIQAEFLIRYQPKGMSCEIEFSRSRGDADTRATFGPKINKKISESIQSLKDAGWICEEGGAVIRSLKAKIKISDLIAKTDLGASEMNTLSGRLLANFD comes from the coding sequence ATGCCTTATGATTCGAGCCAAGGAACGCTAAAACTCCTGAAGAGAAATTACGCCGAAAAAACCCGGCGCACGATCTTTTTTGTTGGCGCGGGCGCATCCGCTGAATCTGGTTTGCCAACTTGGTACGATCTTCGCGAAGCGGTTCATCATGATATCGACCAGACCGTAGATGGGGGTGCTTCAGAAGAGCTTCTGGATAAGTTTAGAGAGCTTGAAGTGAGGCGTGCCACTAACGACTACTGGGGCTATTTTGAATACGCCGAGGAGCATTGGTCGACAAGCTATAACGACGCACTGAATAAGCGTTTATCACTCGATTTCTCGAAAGTACCACTGCCAGTAGTGTATGAAAAATTATGGTCTATGAGAAACAACAAGCAGATTGTCACGCTTAACGTCGACGGTCTGATCGAACGAGCTTTTCAGACGAACGAGCGAACAAGGCAAGCGAAACTTCTCAGCTATGATGGATACGCTATAACGGACTCGCAGGCTTTCATCGCGAAAGATGCATATTGCTGCCTAAACCTTCATGGTACCGTGTATCAGAAAAGCCGCTGGGTGATGAATGGCGCAGAAAGGCGTAAACTGACTGAAGGAGCTACCGGAACGAAGTACAGGGCATTTTTGACTTGGTTGTTCCAGAGCCACAACGTCGTGTTCGTAGGTGTGAACCCTGAGGATGTTGCCGTTTCGCCCGCTATTCAAGAAGCCCAGAAAACAGGAATCTTGGGAGAGCACTTTTGGATTTGCCCAGCGCCAAACAGTGAGACCAGAAAGTGGGCAGAGAAGAATGGTGTCCGGATAATTGCGTATACGCCGGAAATTTTAAAGGATGGGAGCAGGGTTCACTCCACGACAATTTGCTCCATTTTGGATGATTTGGAGCAGTATACTGCGCCTGAGCCCGAAGTGAAATTGCCGATTACGAGGACGGAAATTGACGTTGAGGAATTTCCAGAATGCTCCACACTAATAGATATGATCAATAAAAACCGGTCAGAAACGATTGACTTAATGGCTGGTGCCGCGACGGGGCTGGGATGTAAGTATGAATTTACTAGCAGGCAGCTGCACGAATTCATTCGCCGTAACTCTCTGGCGATCCAAATGGCCACTGCTTTGGATAGTAAGGTGGACGGCTATAACTCCCTTGGACAGTATAAGCTTCACGAGAAACTGCAAGGTAGTGGATCTTCCTCTGTTTGGTTAGTCGAAGACACCACCAACGGAGGCGATTACCTCATTGCTAAAGTTCTCAATGGGAACACACACGAAGACGAGACAGAGAGGCAGAGTTTTCGGCGCGGTATCCAGTCAATGTATCTGCTGAACGGATCAAATTCTTCGATTGCTCCGAAGTACATTGATCACCTTGAACTTCCACTCGCCGTGATAATGGAGCACGTAAACGGCTCACCTCTTTCTGAGGTAATGGCGATGGGTGATTTCTGCGAGCCAGATGATACATTGAAAATGTTCCTCACGATTTCTCGGGCAGTCAGAAACTGTCACATTTCCGATGGTCAAGTGCTTCATCGTGATCTGAAGCCTGGGAATATTATTTTCGAAGACTGGTTTCCGGGGTACGAGAAATCGCAGCTGCTTGAAGCTTCTGTTCGCCTTATCAACTTTGACCTCTCTTGGCACAGATTTTCGTCCGGAAACACTAAAGCTATTAGTGCCGAAGAGACCGGATACTACGCGCCGGAGCAAAAAGGTTTGAAGAACACCGCGCCTCCAAGATCTGCATCGACTGATGCATACATGCTCGGAATGATTCTGTACTATCTCGTGTGCTCTGAGCACCCTCCGGAGGGAGGAGCACGTTTGATAGATTGGGTCGATCAAGTTCGGCGTGTCGTAAATCGGAGGTTTAAGAATAGGACGGTGTCGAATAGAGTCACCCGCCTTATCGATCTAATGACGCGACAAGAGATGAACGAGAGGCTGGATATCGAGGCTGCGCAGGCGGAGGTTGAAAGTCTATTGAACTTCATGAAACGAGATTTTCATAAGGTCGATCATGATGTCTTTGTTGAGAACTTAATTGCCACATCGGGGCGAGATTACAGCTGGGATGTTGATAAGATTGAAGGAAAAATCCGCACAAGTATACAGGCGGAATTTCTCATACGCTACCAACCTAAAGGAATGAGCTGCGAAATCGAGTTCTCTCGAAGTCGGGGTGATGCGGATACTCGAGCGACTTTTGGTCCAAAGATTAACAAGAAAATTTCTGAGTCTATTCAATCCCTTAAGGATGCAGGGTGGATCTGTGAGGAGGGTGGTGCTGTGATCCGAAGTCTGAAAGCCAAAATCAAGATTTCAGATTTGATTGCGAAGACTGACCTTGGAGCTTCCGAGATGAATACGCTCTCCGGCAGGTTGCTTGCGAATTTCGATTAG
- a CDS encoding AAA family ATPase yields the protein MTQTLEIGNSVQPLTNVATMAALVTELQNRTFGMPGLGVFYGYPGYGKTFGAIFCASAFDVIHISMQGDWTKKTFLERLLNELGIAPKRVVPDMVLQACEELALDGRTLIVDEADYAFRRGVIELIRDLHDGSDTPVVMIGMEEFPQKLRKYELIDSRVMSWVAAQPATLKDAGLLASVYAEGVDVAEDLLDAILDRNTGNVRRMVTDLAQVKGEANKLGQTSMTLQDWGGIEFRRKDAPSPRRGLK from the coding sequence ATGACACAGACCTTGGAAATCGGCAATAGCGTACAACCGTTGACCAACGTGGCGACAATGGCAGCACTGGTTACAGAGCTGCAGAACCGGACCTTTGGAATGCCGGGTTTGGGCGTGTTTTATGGCTACCCCGGATACGGCAAAACCTTTGGTGCCATCTTCTGCGCCTCCGCCTTTGACGTCATCCACATTTCCATGCAGGGCGATTGGACCAAAAAGACCTTTTTGGAAAGGCTGCTGAACGAACTGGGCATCGCGCCTAAGCGAGTGGTGCCCGATATGGTTCTGCAGGCTTGTGAAGAGCTGGCGCTGGATGGGCGCACGCTGATTGTCGATGAAGCGGACTATGCCTTCCGGCGCGGTGTGATAGAGCTGATCCGGGATTTGCACGATGGCTCGGATACTCCGGTTGTCATGATCGGCATGGAAGAATTCCCGCAGAAGCTCCGGAAATATGAACTCATTGACAGCCGGGTCATGTCCTGGGTCGCCGCGCAGCCGGCAACCCTGAAAGACGCGGGCCTGCTGGCAAGCGTTTATGCTGAGGGCGTGGACGTTGCCGAAGATTTGCTGGACGCCATTCTGGACCGCAACACCGGCAACGTGCGGCGCATGGTGACCGACCTAGCCCAGGTCAAAGGCGAGGCAAACAAGCTCGGCCAGACCAGCATGACGCTGCAGGACTGGGGCGGTATCGAGTTCCGCCGCAAGGACGCTCCCAGCCCGCGCAGGGGGCTGAAATGA
- a CDS encoding recombinase family protein — MIIGYARVSTTDQNLDAQTGALTAAGAERLFCERVNGARAERPKRDEMIEQLRNGDVAVTG; from the coding sequence ATGATCATCGGATATGCTCGCGTTTCAACCACAGACCAGAATCTTGATGCTCAGACCGGCGCGCTGACGGCGGCGGGGGCTGAGCGGTTGTTCTGCGAGAGAGTAAACGGAGCCAGGGCGGAACGTCCAAAGCGGGATGAGATGATTGAGCAGCTCCGCAACGGTGATGTGGCGGTGACGGGATAG
- a CDS encoding autoinducer binding domain-containing protein, whose product MISDIAGVHLRTLDNISECGFSLGVGFDGANIAYLKSTYSKEWQERYVAQRYLNLDPTIRFGIAGTGFITWDELRARYPESERFFDDAARHGLMQGNTLSIHVDGQVSIVSCSGPKWTDTERRLAKAALYTLYSLHHEQTRHYSISRQAQDVLRLMCSGFKDQEIAERLGVKLETVRQRRRGAMQAVEATSTAQLVSLVIKFGLI is encoded by the coding sequence ATGATTAGTGATATAGCGGGTGTCCATTTACGGACCCTGGATAATATTTCTGAGTGTGGGTTTTCGCTTGGCGTTGGCTTCGACGGTGCGAATATTGCCTATCTCAAGTCGACATACTCGAAAGAGTGGCAGGAGCGGTACGTTGCTCAAAGATACCTCAACCTAGACCCAACAATAAGGTTCGGGATAGCTGGAACCGGCTTTATTACTTGGGACGAACTGAGGGCGCGCTACCCGGAAAGCGAGCGCTTCTTTGATGATGCCGCCAGGCACGGTCTAATGCAGGGAAACACTCTTTCAATTCATGTTGACGGGCAGGTGTCGATAGTGAGCTGTAGCGGTCCCAAGTGGACCGACACCGAGCGGCGGCTTGCGAAAGCAGCTTTGTACACGCTCTACTCACTGCACCACGAACAAACCCGGCACTATTCCATATCACGGCAGGCTCAGGATGTTCTTCGCCTCATGTGTTCGGGGTTTAAGGATCAGGAAATTGCCGAAAGGCTCGGGGTAAAGCTGGAAACTGTTCGCCAGCGCCGCAGAGGGGCGATGCAGGCCGTTGAGGCTACCTCAACCGCGCAACTGGTATCACTAGTGATAAAATTCGGGCTTATCTAA
- a CDS encoding transposase domain-containing protein has product MTSDLKPTQEWWSAADIAAARLPGLPGSVRGVNAYAEREGWKTNFAALKRKPGRGGGLYFHWSLFPHDARLKVLTIGIEAPDERPDRTAAWLAYEQLPEKSKAKARRRLDALRKVELLHHSGTNHVVSVAVIAAEVKVSQRTIYNWITQIEGIPAEDQLAYVAPQIPKKRVKKEDRSQFKPFMDWLKSAFLRMEGPTFAQSYRDAVRVAGHRGWEFPILKTAKRWMDAEVPRTTQVYKREGPRGLIRCFPAQIRDKSALHALEAVNADCHKFDVFVRWPDGKIRRPQMIAFQDLYSGKFLSWRVDCDPNKIMVMAAFGEMVDNWGIPKRCLFDNGHEFANKWMTGGSPTRFRFKVRDDDAHGVLTLLGINLTWAQPASGQSKPIERAFGGHANDIAKDVRFAGAYVGNRPDAKPENYGSHAVPLHEFIEVLEERIEEHNARTGRRTDTAAGRSFDETFAESYATANILKATEEQRNLWLMGQDTGKLHTNNGSLKFLGNVYHCDWMSQEAGRKVVIRFNPENLHGGVHIYTPDGAYLGYAECQQKIGFFSHEDARVTAKRKRDIVKKEKELAKLYAPHTPEQLGADLNGIRKETTALMEAKVVKPVFAKTPRVSTFRQHSDPSAEAAQDALILQIGAKRKTPEASPKQVSFKVAATADERFAQAQEIERRQQNGDPVGEREAGWLTGYQSHSEYEALAALKQAFGGNTAG; this is encoded by the coding sequence GTGACCAGTGATCTGAAGCCAACACAGGAATGGTGGTCCGCGGCAGACATCGCGGCGGCGCGGCTGCCGGGGCTGCCGGGCAGTGTCCGCGGCGTGAACGCCTATGCTGAGCGCGAAGGTTGGAAGACCAACTTTGCAGCGCTTAAACGCAAACCCGGCCGCGGCGGGGGCTTGTACTTCCACTGGTCGCTTTTCCCCCATGACGCCCGTTTGAAGGTGCTTACAATTGGGATTGAAGCCCCTGATGAGCGCCCCGATCGGACGGCGGCCTGGCTGGCCTATGAACAACTGCCGGAGAAATCCAAGGCTAAAGCCCGGCGGCGGCTTGATGCGCTGCGCAAGGTGGAGCTTCTGCACCATAGCGGCACGAACCATGTTGTTTCCGTTGCGGTGATCGCGGCGGAGGTGAAGGTCAGCCAACGCACGATTTACAACTGGATCACCCAGATCGAAGGCATCCCAGCAGAGGATCAGCTTGCCTATGTGGCCCCGCAGATCCCCAAAAAACGCGTCAAAAAAGAGGACCGGTCCCAGTTCAAACCGTTCATGGACTGGCTGAAAAGTGCCTTCCTGCGGATGGAGGGGCCGACATTTGCACAGAGCTACCGTGATGCGGTTCGTGTTGCGGGCCATCGGGGCTGGGAGTTTCCAATCCTGAAAACCGCGAAACGCTGGATGGATGCCGAAGTTCCGCGCACCACTCAAGTATACAAACGCGAAGGCCCACGCGGGCTGATACGCTGCTTTCCCGCACAGATCAGAGATAAATCCGCTCTGCACGCGCTGGAAGCTGTGAACGCGGATTGCCACAAGTTTGATGTGTTTGTCCGCTGGCCCGATGGTAAGATCCGCCGCCCGCAAATGATTGCGTTTCAGGACCTCTACTCAGGTAAGTTCCTGTCCTGGCGGGTGGACTGTGATCCGAACAAAATCATGGTGATGGCTGCCTTTGGGGAGATGGTAGACAATTGGGGCATCCCAAAGCGTTGCCTGTTCGACAACGGCCATGAATTTGCAAACAAGTGGATGACGGGCGGGTCCCCTACCCGGTTCCGGTTCAAGGTGCGCGATGATGATGCGCACGGCGTATTAACGCTGTTGGGCATCAACCTGACATGGGCACAACCGGCGAGCGGCCAATCAAAGCCTATCGAGCGGGCCTTTGGCGGTCATGCAAATGACATTGCTAAAGATGTGCGTTTCGCGGGCGCGTATGTGGGGAACCGTCCGGATGCCAAACCTGAAAACTACGGCTCCCACGCCGTTCCCCTGCATGAGTTTATTGAGGTTCTGGAAGAGCGCATTGAAGAACACAATGCCCGGACGGGGCGCCGCACGGACACGGCAGCCGGCCGGAGTTTTGATGAGACCTTTGCGGAAAGCTATGCAACGGCCAATATCCTGAAGGCGACCGAAGAGCAGCGCAATCTTTGGCTGATGGGTCAGGACACAGGTAAGCTTCACACAAACAATGGCAGCCTGAAGTTTCTGGGCAATGTCTATCACTGCGACTGGATGAGCCAGGAAGCAGGCCGCAAGGTTGTGATCCGCTTTAACCCCGAAAATCTGCACGGCGGCGTGCATATTTACACACCCGATGGCGCGTACCTGGGTTATGCCGAATGTCAGCAGAAAATCGGCTTTTTCAGTCATGAGGATGCGCGCGTCACCGCTAAGCGGAAGCGTGATATCGTCAAAAAAGAGAAAGAGTTGGCCAAGCTTTACGCACCGCATACTCCGGAACAGCTCGGGGCCGATTTGAACGGGATCCGCAAGGAAACCACTGCGCTGATGGAAGCCAAGGTGGTGAAGCCGGTGTTTGCCAAAACGCCTAGGGTCTCAACATTCAGGCAGCATTCCGACCCCAGCGCCGAGGCGGCTCAGGACGCCCTCATTCTGCAGATCGGCGCCAAGCGGAAGACACCCGAAGCATCCCCCAAACAGGTGTCCTTCAAAGTGGCCGCAACAGCAGACGAACGGTTTGCCCAGGCGCAGGAAATCGAACGGCGGCAGCAAAACGGCGATCCTGTCGGGGAGCGCGAGGCGGGCTGGCTGACAGGCTACCAAAGCCATTCTGAATACGAGGCGCTGGCAGCGCTGAAACAGGCATTCGGCGGCAATACTGCCGGGTAG
- a CDS encoding YoaK family protein translates to MLIHVGDERNGKIDRYLAAALSTIAGALNAVGFLMARSFTANMTGNVSAFADEVAQGSWRSSLSFLILLALFIGGAALAAAFVTFGEQRGIRSIYAAAIAAEGVAVLALGLLLSASVGISNMALVGILSLVMGLQNAVTSLISRSRVRTTHVSGMATDIGIGLAAVIMPGRSRDAALPKLGLHVLTLSAFALGGVAGALLYGFIDTWFFTLAGCCLLAIALPGVLRGCQFPRSR, encoded by the coding sequence ATGCTGATCCATGTCGGTGATGAACGAAATGGGAAGATTGACCGGTATCTGGCCGCAGCACTGTCCACAATTGCGGGAGCATTGAATGCGGTAGGCTTTCTCATGGCGCGCTCTTTTACGGCGAATATGACCGGCAACGTTTCTGCCTTCGCTGACGAAGTTGCTCAGGGCTCCTGGCGGTCAAGTCTTAGTTTTCTGATTCTGTTGGCCCTCTTTATTGGGGGAGCGGCATTGGCTGCAGCCTTCGTCACCTTTGGTGAGCAACGCGGCATCCGGTCAATCTACGCCGCCGCCATCGCTGCCGAGGGAGTGGCAGTCCTTGCCCTAGGCCTGCTTCTTTCAGCATCAGTTGGCATATCGAACATGGCTCTCGTCGGAATCCTGAGCCTTGTCATGGGGCTGCAGAATGCGGTCACAAGCCTCATCTCCAGATCGCGTGTTCGGACCACGCATGTATCAGGGATGGCTACGGATATTGGGATCGGCCTAGCAGCTGTCATAATGCCCGGACGCTCTCGGGATGCAGCACTGCCAAAACTGGGGCTACATGTTCTGACACTGTCCGCCTTTGCACTCGGAGGTGTCGCGGGCGCCTTACTCTATGGTTTCATAGACACATGGTTTTTTACACTTGCTGGCTGCTGCCTTCTGGCAATCGCTCTGCCGGGAGTCTTGCGTGGATGCCAGTTCCCCCGTTCTCGCTAA
- a CDS encoding ParB/RepB/Spo0J family partition protein, with amino-acid sequence MTPPNWQKIQTLQVSDIQVVERLRTASPTAVASIVSSIHEVGSILQPLLVRRVKDGYRLMDGLHRLTAAKEAGLEEVPVKVSECTNDQAIRIEVDANVAGAPLTPLDMAVFLAEHKRLYELDNPETARGKAGAHGRWNATDIMSVASFSANAAEVFGKGGRHIRRLISVGEKLSKEEIAQLRSAPNRVQFKDLEHIAKCSAEADRSAICIALGQGEAKSAKEALNRMKSPGDPVQSTPEMQASKLSDAFARASKAARLEFVRRNGEELAALLAEVQKQDATGEVVPFSSQREA; translated from the coding sequence ATGACCCCTCCAAATTGGCAGAAAATTCAAACCCTTCAGGTTTCCGATATCCAAGTGGTAGAACGCCTGCGCACCGCCTCACCCACGGCAGTTGCCAGTATTGTTTCGTCCATCCATGAGGTGGGCAGCATCCTGCAACCGCTGCTGGTGCGCAGGGTCAAAGACGGCTACCGCCTGATGGACGGCCTGCACCGCCTGACCGCCGCCAAAGAAGCCGGGCTGGAAGAAGTGCCGGTCAAGGTCAGCGAATGCACCAACGACCAGGCCATCCGGATTGAAGTTGACGCCAATGTGGCCGGCGCCCCGCTCACACCGCTGGATATGGCCGTGTTCCTGGCAGAGCACAAAAGGCTTTACGAGCTGGACAATCCCGAAACTGCGCGGGGTAAGGCCGGGGCGCATGGCCGCTGGAATGCAACGGACATTATGTCCGTTGCATCATTCAGCGCCAATGCCGCCGAGGTGTTCGGCAAGGGAGGCCGGCACATTCGCCGCCTGATCAGCGTCGGCGAAAAGTTGTCCAAGGAAGAAATCGCCCAGCTGCGCAGCGCCCCGAACCGGGTGCAGTTCAAGGATCTGGAGCATATCGCCAAATGCAGTGCGGAGGCAGACCGCAGTGCGATCTGTATCGCACTGGGCCAGGGTGAAGCGAAGTCCGCAAAAGAAGCCCTGAACCGGATGAAGTCACCCGGTGATCCGGTTCAGTCGACGCCCGAGATGCAGGCTTCGAAGCTGTCAGATGCCTTTGCAAGGGCCTCCAAGGCTGCGCGGCTGGAATTTGTCCGGCGGAACGGGGAAGAGCTGGCTGCACTGCTGGCCGAGGTGCAGAAGCAGGACGCAACAGGCGAAGTCGTTCCCTTTTCCAGCCAGAGGGAGGCCTGA
- a CDS encoding helix-turn-helix domain-containing protein, giving the protein MSKPGKNKSVSKSEGVEVWRKRLRQALDDRNLDYDKVSLESDSGAEYVSRVLSGRFNPTVGKLMKICEVANIDMAWLFSDDPSSESRSVVEKAADLSENDAELVSRLIKSARPR; this is encoded by the coding sequence ATGAGCAAACCAGGCAAGAATAAATCTGTCTCAAAGAGTGAAGGGGTCGAGGTGTGGAGGAAGCGCCTGCGCCAAGCCTTGGATGACCGTAACCTTGACTATGATAAGGTGTCGTTGGAGAGCGATAGCGGGGCTGAGTATGTAAGCCGAGTGCTGTCGGGCCGCTTCAACCCCACGGTCGGTAAGCTTATGAAAATTTGTGAAGTTGCAAATATTGATATGGCTTGGTTGTTTTCTGATGATCCTTCATCCGAGAGCCGGTCCGTTGTTGAGAAAGCTGCGGACCTCTCAGAAAATGATGCCGAGCTAGTCAGTCGGCTCATCAAGAGTGCGCGCCCGCGCTGA
- a CDS encoding acyl-homoserine-lactone synthase — translation MQLHVFSFERRPAFEAVYSGFLALRKLKLVDELGWGLTHDGVFEQDQYDRTGAVYSIVTHEGRVIAGARAASCAGSDGFWTYMLKDARDGKIPGIPGGLLNDYPETNQTWECTRFVMDETRADQANPSIETKLVVAGLCRATFGLGASMLMSLSPPGLGPLLKRFGYQIRREVARYSCEDDGRLYRAFRMECDPGVNQNLAARYLSSSSASALRDELKGAA, via the coding sequence ATGCAACTACACGTCTTTTCTTTCGAACGCCGCCCCGCTTTTGAAGCGGTTTATTCAGGGTTTCTCGCCCTCCGCAAGCTTAAGCTGGTGGACGAACTTGGCTGGGGTTTGACCCATGATGGAGTTTTTGAGCAGGATCAATATGACCGAACGGGTGCGGTCTACTCCATCGTTACGCACGAGGGGCGTGTGATTGCCGGCGCCCGTGCGGCGTCATGCGCGGGCAGTGATGGGTTTTGGACCTACATGCTTAAGGACGCCAGAGACGGCAAAATCCCTGGTATCCCTGGCGGGCTGCTCAATGACTACCCGGAAACGAACCAGACATGGGAATGCACCCGCTTTGTAATGGATGAGACACGAGCAGATCAGGCGAACCCGTCCATCGAGACTAAGCTCGTCGTCGCCGGGTTGTGCAGGGCTACCTTCGGCCTTGGAGCATCTATGCTGATGTCACTTTCGCCGCCAGGGCTGGGGCCTCTGTTAAAGCGGTTCGGTTACCAGATCCGTAGGGAGGTGGCCCGCTACAGTTGCGAGGACGACGGACGGCTGTACCGTGCCTTTCGGATGGAGTGTGATCCAGGAGTTAATCAAAATCTGGCAGCACGCTATCTTTCATCGAGTTCTGCTTCCGCTTTGCGCGACGAACTGAAAGGGGCGGCGTAG